A section of the Streptomyces sp. SLBN-118 genome encodes:
- a CDS encoding DegT/DnrJ/EryC1/StrS aminotransferase family protein, whose protein sequence is MTSSNQQPIPAARPVIGEEEIEAAVRVLRSGRVVQGPEVAAFEEGFSELVEGRHCVAVNSGTSALHLLLLALGIGPGDEVIVPSFSFAASANAVRLVGADVVFADIEPGSFGLDPAAVEAAITPRTAAIMPVHLYGHPAAMDKLMPIAAKHKLAVVEDACQAHAAALNGTPVGAFGSGGTFSFYPTKNMHSLEGGMISTADAETARTLRLLRNQGMEQRYANEIVGANMRMTDVAAAVGRVQLSKLGGWTERRIANAAYLTEHITAPNVQTPTVAEGARHIYHQYTIRVAGDRDAAMAKLTEAGVGNAVYYPTPIHRLKPYWEPDQKAGRNWDLPETERAAAEVVSLPVHPSLSAEDLERIVTAVNELGENL, encoded by the coding sequence ATGACGAGCAGCAACCAGCAGCCCATCCCCGCTGCACGCCCGGTCATCGGTGAGGAAGAGATCGAGGCCGCAGTACGCGTACTGCGCAGCGGCAGGGTCGTACAGGGCCCCGAAGTCGCCGCGTTCGAGGAGGGCTTCTCGGAGCTCGTCGAGGGGCGCCACTGCGTGGCCGTCAACTCGGGTACCTCCGCACTGCACCTCCTTCTGCTGGCCTTGGGCATCGGCCCGGGTGACGAAGTAATCGTGCCTTCGTTCTCGTTCGCCGCCTCGGCGAACGCCGTCCGCCTTGTCGGCGCCGATGTCGTCTTCGCAGACATCGAGCCGGGCAGCTTCGGCCTGGACCCCGCCGCCGTCGAGGCCGCGATCACCCCGCGCACCGCCGCGATCATGCCGGTCCACCTGTACGGCCACCCCGCCGCGATGGACAAGCTCATGCCCATCGCCGCCAAGCACAAACTGGCCGTCGTCGAAGACGCCTGCCAGGCACACGCCGCCGCGCTGAACGGCACCCCCGTCGGCGCGTTCGGCTCGGGTGGCACCTTCAGCTTCTACCCGACCAAGAACATGCACTCCCTCGAGGGCGGCATGATCTCCACTGCCGACGCCGAGACCGCCCGAACCCTGCGCCTCCTGCGCAACCAGGGCATGGAGCAGCGGTACGCCAACGAGATCGTCGGCGCCAACATGCGGATGACCGATGTCGCGGCCGCCGTCGGCCGCGTACAGCTGTCGAAGCTGGGCGGCTGGACCGAGCGGCGCATCGCCAACGCCGCGTACCTCACCGAGCACATCACCGCGCCGAACGTGCAGACGCCCACCGTCGCCGAGGGCGCGCGTCACATCTACCACCAGTACACGATCCGGGTCGCCGGAGACCGCGACGCCGCCATGGCGAAGCTCACCGAGGCGGGCGTCGGCAACGCCGTCTACTACCCGACCCCGATCCACCGGCTGAAGCCGTACTGGGAGCCGGACCAGAAGGCCGGCCGTAACTGGGACCTGCCCGAGACCGAGCGTGCGGCGGCCGAGGTCGTCTCCCTGCCGGTGCACCCTTCGCTGTCCGCGGAGGACCTCGAGCGGATCGTCACCGCCGTGAACGAGCTTGGAGAGAACCTGTGA